ACATTGGCCGAAGGATGAAGACTTTGAGGTTTTATACAAGAATTTTTCTGATTTATACCCTGATATTGAAGTCAGTATTGATAAAGTTAGCTTGATGGTTGTCTGGCTCAGCATGCGCCTACCATTACAGGTTGATGAAATTATTACGAAGCCTGGTGATGCCCCAATTTCCGAAAATCCGTAATAATTTTTCTCCATTTTCTTTCAAGGTTAATATGATATGACAGACGTAGCAGTCGCAAGCAGAAATAAGCGCTTTTATTGGAATTGGATTCCAGACGTACTACTCCGACCACGTCGGGCATTTGAGCGAATTGCATCGGTTAATCTTTCTGTATGGATCACTCCATTACTTCTTCTATCCATTATGATATTGATTAACGTGCTCGTCGCTGGCCGAATCAAGAGTCAAGTTGCAATGACGGGAGAAATCACTTACCCGCCAGACTTCCAGTACTACTCGGCAGATCAGCAAGCTCAATACATGCAAGCCATCCAATCCACCCAAGGCCCTGTATTTGTGTATGTGTTGCCGGCGATCACAGCGTTAGTCGGGATCTGGATCGGCTGGCTAATCCTTGGAGGTGCATTGCATCTGGCAACAACGCTCTTCGGTGGCCGAGGCAGTACGCTGATGTCGATGAACATCGTTGCTTGGGCAAGCATGCCGCTGGCAATCCGTTCTCTTATCCAGATTGCTTACATGCTTATCACCCATAAATTGATTGTCTCCCCGGGTTTATCTGGCTTCAGTCCAGTCGGCGACTCGGCCGCAATTCAATTCCTCGGTCAACTCTTGAAGGTAATCGATATCTATGTCGTTTGGCAGATCATCCTGCTCATCATGGGTACACGTAAGTCGACCGCACTGAGTCTGGTAAAGTCAGCCATCGCAGTTGTCTTAGTAGTGTTAATTTTCCTTGCCTTGCAAGCTGGTATTGCTTACCTGATGAGCTTGCTCGGTAACTTATCCATCACCCGCCCATTCTTTTTCTAATAGTTGTTTACAAGCATCCCTATTAACTTATGCCAGACCCGTTTGTCAAGATCTCTGAGGTATCTAAAGAATTTCCGATGGGTGGGACCATTGTCCGCGCACTGGATGGAGTTGATCTGGAGCTTGAGCATAACTCTTTCACCGTCTTGATGGGCCCCTCCGGCTCTGGGAAGAGCACGCTTTTATACCTATTAGGGGGGTTAGATCGTGTCACGCGCGGCCATATCGATGTGAATGGGCAGATATTGGACGAGTTAGATGAGAATACGCTGGCAGTCTATCGACGCCAAACTGTCGGGTTTATTTTCCAATCGTTCAATCTGATATCCAGTATGACTGCTCAGCAGAATGTTGCCTTTCCTATGCGGTTTAACTTCACGTCAAAGCGCCATCGCCTGGAAAAATCCATGCACGTCCTCAAGCAGGTAGGCCTGGGGGATCGTGCAGCACATAAACCGACCGAGCTCTCCGGTGGGCAGCAGCAAAGGGTCGCCATCGCCCGGGCATTGATCAATGACCCAATGCTAATCCTGGCTGATGAACCAACAGGCAATCTGGATACGGCCAGCGGCGCAGGTATTATGCACCTGCTGTCAGAATTACATCTTCAGGGTCATTCCGTATTGGTTGTCACCCATGACGCACGCATGAAACAATTCGCCACGATGCACAAATATTTACTGGATGGGCGTATCGTCAGCGAAGATGAATATAATGCCGCATCAATCTTAACTACTTCCACATGATTTATTTATCTATTGTAAGGGTATCTGAAGGGTAAATGATATGAAAAGAAACCAGATCCATATTCTTTGTTTTTTTCTGCTTCTCACGCTGTTGGCAGGGATGTTTCTCCAGCCGAAGATGGTTAACGCCTTTAGTCCAGATAGCGTAAATAGCAACGATACAAACAAGCTATTCACACAGCCGGTTACCCTCGGAGATGCAAGCGAGATATCTATTGACACACAGGCAACCATTTTAACCACAACGGTCACGGTAGAACCACCTGGCTCATACGAACGGCCAGTCATCGTGGTTCAGACGTATAGCCTTGACCAGGACACAATATCTCCTGGGTCTGCATTTACTCTGTTTGTCACGTTATATAACGCTGGGCAGCAATATGCGACGAATATCGTGGCTACCTTTGCTTCAGCCTCCGGTGATCTTGTTCCCCGCCAGACTGGAGGTGTAGTTGCGGTTGGTGAAATTGCCCCTGGGAATCATGCAGAATTCGGCCAGCCCTTATACCTCAATACCGACATCTGGACATCAGTTGTATCCATACACATGTCGCTTAGCTATACGAATGAAGCTGGTATCACTTACAGTGAATCGTTTACGATTACTTTACCCGTACATTATATATACTCATCTAAGGCGACTGCTACTCCAACCCCCACGGTCACCCCGACCCCCTCATTCAAACCACAGCTCGTCATCACCGGTTATTCGACCGATATCGATCCTCTCCAACCTGGGACCCAATTTAATCTAACCATCAACATCGCCAATTCAGGCGCGGCGACTGCAAAAAACGTTACAATGGTTGTAGGTGGAGGTAGTAGCTCTTCTGGAGGGGATACTGGAACACCACAGCCAGGCGGTGTTTCAGGTGGAAGCGGTGAATTCACCAACTTTGCCCCGATTAATTCGTCGAATGTTCAATCACTGGGTGATTTTTCACCCG
This genomic interval from Anaerolineales bacterium contains the following:
- a CDS encoding macrolide ABC transporter ATP-binding protein; amino-acid sequence: MPDPFVKISEVSKEFPMGGTIVRALDGVDLELEHNSFTVLMGPSGSGKSTLLYLLGGLDRVTRGHIDVNGQILDELDENTLAVYRRQTVGFIFQSFNLISSMTAQQNVAFPMRFNFTSKRHRLEKSMHVLKQVGLGDRAAHKPTELSGGQQQRVAIARALINDPMLILADEPTGNLDTASGAGIMHLLSELHLQGHSVLVVTHDARMKQFATMHKYLLDGRIVSEDEYNAASILTTST